TATAATAGGAGTTAGGAGAAATAGAGGTAAGCCAAAGAAAAACTAGGGGAGATGATTAAACAAGACATGGCACTACTTTAACTAATTGAGACATGGCACAACTTCAACTGACTGAAGACATGACCCTAGATAGGAAGGCATGGAGGTCAAGGATTATGGTAGAAGGGTAGTAGATAGTCGAGTGTTGTCATGCTTCCAGTAGTATGATTTAGGTATCACGttgttttttcttcaatatgTATTGAATATATGTTGCTACCTTGTTTTGTGCATTGGTATATTGTtgtctctttttctttcttactaTATTGCTTTTTTGAGTAGATATCCTACCCTCTGCACacccacttgtgagattacactaagtatgttgttgttaaaGTCCATAACCAGAAGGTGCTTCAAAGATGTTTATAGGTCAACATCACTGTCAAATGTGCAATGAACTCAAGAAGTCTATCAAGACCTCTTATATCATTTGCTAATAGCCATGTTACACCAAAAAATCAATAAGGAAATGCATTTGTACTAAATAATTACAGATTCAAACTTGCTCTCAAAAATTTGTgcattcctttccttccatagTCCACCATAATTTAGGCATATttttataactctatttttagatatttgaattatttttagccGAATTCCCGCACCCATATCCATACCATCTAATCTTAGAATTTAGATCATGAAGGATCTAACCTCTAGATCGCATCCATATCGGACATCCGCACCTCTCGAGCAACTTAGAACAAAATTGAagtataaagaagaaaaagagatcTGTGCACTATACCCATGACAGAGTATGTGTCTTTGACAAAAGGCAATTACTGAGCGAGTGTTATAGCCAAACTTGAGGCTCAAAAACCACACATCCTACAAAAACTTAAATCTTCCATAAAAAGATAAACTTTACCAAATTAACATATTAACAAATTCAAGCATAGTAAAGTGGCACATGTAAGTGCATTACTTGTACAAATGAGCATATATGAGAAAAAGAATACAACAAGTATGGAAAGAACATATTAGGCTATTAACCAAAATAGTCATGCAGGTCATCAGAACCAGAAATAAGTGTCTACTCAACAGACTGCACTGATATCAATTTAAGCTAGAAGTAGGAGAAGAGGAACCCTGACACAACATAGGGTGGTAGACTATAGTTATCATAAGCCTATTCCACTTTTGCTTTCTACTTATGCAGACACGGAGAACATCAAGACTGAAGGTATAATCTTTTTGCCTTAGGTCAATTAACCCCACGATGTGAAGATTTTGAAGATATTATATCTCATGTAAAGTTAGtatattttctttcaagaagaaaaaggattTTCATATAAGCTGATCACCTACTTACTACGGCAAGAAGTTGAAAACAAATAACATAAATGCCAAATTGCAgtaccaaagcagattataaCTTCGTGCAGGAAGAAACTCAAGAAAATCAAATGCATTTCAGAATTCTAATCAATATAAATCAGAAAATTAAAGCAAAACCGACAGAAACTAATCAATAATGATAGTTTGGAGTCAATAATAGCAAACCACTTGTATACTGATCTATGATGAGTAACAGAACTTAATTACATGTTCACAACTTAGAGAAAAGGGAAATTACCTTGAGATAGTGATCTCATAGGGAAATGTGACACACTCGAGATTTGAAATCGCAGGAATGTGGTCCTTTTTCtcatttacaaattttattatctGAAACATAGCTTCACGAAGAGATGATTCCAACACTGTTCGCCGAGCACTCCTCTCCTCAGATGCACTCTCTGCAAAAAAAGGTTATACCTCCCTTTACAAAACTGACTAATGAACAAGTTGTAAAACCACATggaaaaaatgttttcaaaaaaaaaaaggagaaaaaaagtaTGGTACCTCCTGGGTCAACTACTTTTGAGAGATGAGACTTGCCAGGATGACCTTTCGGATGATGAGCCACATTCAAATTTATATACCAGTGTTCCCANNNNNNNNNNNNNNNNNNNNNNNNNNNNNNNNNNNNNNNNNNNNNNNNNNNNNNNNNNNNNNNNNNNNNNNNNNNNNNNNNNNNNNNNNNNNNNNNNNNNatacgaactcggaatcgagtaaactaaggggcgttggaaagatcgttccaagggcttcgcaaccataactggaactactcctaaatcatcctgagctaggagttacgactactcaaagttggccaaaaactcatttttttcccatacttaaccaaatttccagattctaaaatttttccaaaaatgactactttccaatttcaagcttcttcaaagccacttcaatttgtcggatgttacaaatAATAAGGGAAAGAGTATGGAAACCAGCTTGTCTTC
The Solanum stenotomum isolate F172 chromosome 12, ASM1918654v1, whole genome shotgun sequence DNA segment above includes these coding regions:
- the LOC125849487 gene encoding autophagy-related protein 101-like, with amino-acid sequence HWYINLNVAHHPKGHPGKSHLSKVVDPGESASEERSARRTVLESSLREAMFQIIKFVNEKKDHIPAISNLECVTFPYEITISSSSDSTFGMDVIRRMLQTGHPTMLS